Proteins encoded in a region of the Streptomyces sp. NBC_00310 genome:
- a CDS encoding carbohydrate ABC transporter permease: MVFPRRSAVYMLLVGALVLFLGPFGWLLNTALKNPSELRALPVHWWPHDPSLNNFYDALTQIDYLGYARNSLTIATVYALLVTLASAWAGYGFARLDAPGKRLIFSVLLSTMMLPQVLTLIPTYLLFAKMHLTNTYVPWVLWGLCGAPYLIFLFRQFFSNMPKELEEAAIVDGCGQIRIFWRIFLPQSWPVIATSLILSFSWTWGDYIAPALLLDDAHTTLAVKLAYGYVNEHGAPLGNLVAAGAVMYVVPVLALFLIVQRGFVAGAATSGLK; the protein is encoded by the coding sequence ATGGTGTTCCCTCGTAGAAGCGCCGTCTACATGCTGCTCGTCGGCGCCCTCGTCCTCTTCCTCGGCCCGTTCGGCTGGCTGCTGAACACCGCCCTGAAGAACCCCTCCGAGCTGCGCGCGCTGCCGGTCCACTGGTGGCCGCACGACCCCAGCCTGAACAACTTCTATGACGCGCTGACCCAGATCGACTACCTCGGCTACGCCCGCAACTCCCTGACGATCGCCACCGTCTACGCCCTGCTGGTCACGCTGGCCTCCGCGTGGGCGGGTTATGGATTCGCCCGCCTCGACGCGCCCGGCAAGCGGCTGATCTTCTCCGTGCTCCTGTCGACGATGATGCTGCCGCAGGTTCTCACCCTCATCCCGACCTACCTGCTGTTCGCCAAGATGCACCTCACCAACACCTATGTGCCGTGGGTGCTGTGGGGCCTGTGCGGAGCCCCGTACCTGATCTTCCTGTTCCGGCAGTTCTTCTCGAACATGCCCAAGGAACTGGAGGAGGCCGCGATCGTGGACGGCTGCGGGCAGATCCGCATCTTCTGGCGCATCTTCCTGCCACAGTCCTGGCCGGTCATCGCCACCAGCCTGATCCTGTCCTTCAGCTGGACCTGGGGCGACTACATCGCGCCCGCCCTGCTGCTGGACGACGCCCACACCACGCTCGCGGTCAAGCTCGCCTACGGCTACGTCAACGAGCACGGTGCCCCGCTGGGGAACCTGGTCGCCGCAGGCGCGGTGATGTACGTCGTCCCGGTGCTGGCGTTGTTCCTGATCGTGCAGCGGGGCTTCGTCGCGGGTGCCGCCACCTCCGGACTCAAGTGA
- a CDS encoding sugar kinase — MSISAPPPGEPYLVTLGDVLAVMAARAPGPFALGTTLRLGIAGAESNVAIGVSRLGGSATWIGRVGDDELGELVLRELQAEGVTTVAARDAAPTSLLLKERRTSTRSRTRYYRTHTAGARLTADDIPEHVVAGAAVLHITGITPALGEGPAQAVTRAVDIAADAGVTISLDVNFRSLLWSEAEARRTLLPLLRRSDLVFAGPHEAGLVVPGAEGPEELAQGICDLGPDGAVIKIGADGAYALLDGRPHRQPAVPVQVHDSVGAGDAFAAGYLAELLAGEPPQRRLRTAALLGAFAVSTAGDWEGLPRRSELGLLDHHDDIVR; from the coding sequence GTGAGCATATCCGCACCCCCGCCCGGCGAGCCCTACCTCGTCACCCTCGGCGACGTGCTCGCCGTCATGGCGGCCCGGGCCCCCGGCCCGTTCGCGCTCGGCACCACGCTGCGCCTGGGCATCGCCGGCGCGGAGTCCAACGTCGCCATCGGGGTCAGCCGGCTCGGCGGATCCGCGACCTGGATCGGCCGGGTGGGCGACGACGAACTCGGCGAACTCGTCCTGCGGGAACTACAGGCCGAAGGGGTCACCACCGTCGCCGCGCGCGACGCCGCCCCCACATCCCTGCTGCTCAAGGAGCGTCGCACCTCCACCCGGAGCCGTACGCGCTACTACCGCACCCACACCGCCGGCGCGCGGCTCACCGCCGACGACATTCCCGAGCACGTCGTCGCGGGGGCGGCGGTCCTCCACATCACGGGCATCACCCCGGCGCTCGGTGAGGGCCCCGCCCAGGCCGTGACCCGGGCCGTGGACATCGCCGCCGACGCCGGCGTGACCATCTCCCTGGACGTCAACTTCCGCTCGCTGCTGTGGAGTGAGGCCGAGGCCCGGCGCACCCTGCTGCCTCTGCTGCGCAGGAGCGACCTGGTCTTCGCCGGACCGCACGAGGCCGGGCTCGTGGTGCCCGGTGCCGAAGGACCGGAGGAACTCGCCCAGGGCATCTGCGACCTCGGACCCGACGGAGCCGTGATCAAGATCGGTGCCGACGGGGCGTACGCCCTCCTCGACGGACGGCCCCACCGGCAGCCCGCCGTACCGGTCCAGGTCCACGACTCGGTGGGCGCGGGAGACGCGTTCGCCGCCGGCTACCTGGCCGAACTGCTCGCGGGGGAGCCCCCGCAGCGGCGGCTGAGGACGGCGGCCCTGCTCGGCGCCTTCGCGGTGAGCACCGCCGGCGACTGGGAGGGCCTGCCCCGGCGCTCCGAACTGGGACTGCTCGACCACCACGACGACATCGTCCGCTGA
- a CDS encoding bifunctional 4-hydroxy-2-oxoglutarate aldolase/2-dehydro-3-deoxy-phosphogluconate aldolase, producing the protein MTERPALTPQLGRTRVMAILRSADASGLPAVARALASGGVTCLEVTLTTAGALDALARIRAELGPDVAVGAGTVITGDQARDALAAGAEFLVAPVVDTEVVRNAVDRGVPCYPGAWTPTEVSQAWRAGAAAVKVFPASTGGPAHLRQLRAPLPDIPLLAVGGVGIDEARDYLDAGACAVGIGSPLLRGTDQDPTPQALGALTTRARTLLDAVGTTARAGEANA; encoded by the coding sequence ATGACGGAGCGTCCCGCCCTCACCCCGCAGCTCGGCCGGACCCGGGTCATGGCCATCCTCAGGTCGGCCGACGCCTCCGGGCTGCCCGCCGTGGCCCGGGCCCTCGCCTCCGGCGGCGTCACCTGCCTGGAGGTCACCCTCACCACCGCAGGAGCGCTCGACGCGCTGGCCCGCATCCGGGCGGAACTCGGCCCCGACGTAGCGGTCGGCGCGGGCACCGTGATCACCGGCGACCAGGCCAGGGACGCCCTGGCGGCGGGAGCGGAGTTCCTGGTCGCCCCCGTCGTGGACACCGAAGTCGTCCGGAACGCGGTGGACCGGGGTGTCCCGTGCTACCCGGGGGCCTGGACACCGACGGAGGTGTCACAGGCGTGGCGGGCCGGCGCCGCCGCCGTCAAGGTGTTCCCCGCGAGCACGGGCGGCCCCGCTCACCTGCGCCAACTGCGAGCGCCCCTGCCCGACATCCCACTCCTCGCCGTCGGCGGCGTCGGCATCGACGAGGCGCGGGACTACCTGGACGCGGGCGCCTGTGCGGTCGGAATCGGCTCCCCGCTGCTGCGCGGGACGGACCAGGACCCGACTCCGCAGGCACTGGGCGCCCTCACCACGAGGGCGCGCACCCTGCTGGACGCGGTAGGGACCACCGCACGGGCCGGGGAGGCGAACGCGTGA
- a CDS encoding lactonase family protein: MPTSPSTGAIPFLTGSYTPDSGGDGPGIAALLLDPATGRMTYDDQVKPLPVSGASFLAAHPSLDVVYSTNETGAGTVSAVARDRDGTLSPLGDPVSGGGANPCHLTVHPGGEWLLTANYGSDTAPGTVAVHRLGADGRLLEPTDLVVHQGSGPVTGRQEGSHAHQVLLDPAGRFLLVTDLGADAVFTYRLDTRTGTLERVAVNPTRAGSGPRHLAFAPGGDLVFSADELSSTVTCHRYDATDGTLTAVSSAPATTAHDVVNQPAGIVASPCGRFVWVSNRGADTVAAFRLTGTTLEPVGEVPAGGTWPRGLTLAAGHLLVANQHSGTLAALRVLDDGTLTRPHPPVSAPSVVCALAL; the protein is encoded by the coding sequence ATGCCCACAAGCCCCTCCACCGGCGCGATCCCCTTCCTCACCGGCTCCTACACACCGGACTCCGGCGGGGACGGCCCCGGCATCGCCGCCCTGCTCCTCGACCCCGCCACCGGCCGCATGACGTACGACGACCAGGTGAAGCCGCTGCCCGTCAGCGGAGCCTCCTTCCTGGCCGCTCACCCGTCGCTCGACGTCGTCTACAGCACGAACGAGACCGGGGCGGGCACCGTCAGCGCCGTCGCCCGCGACCGAGACGGCACCCTGTCCCCGCTGGGCGACCCGGTGAGCGGCGGCGGGGCGAACCCGTGCCACCTCACCGTCCACCCGGGCGGTGAGTGGCTGCTGACCGCGAACTACGGCAGCGACACCGCGCCGGGCACCGTCGCGGTGCACCGGCTCGGCGCGGACGGACGCCTGTTGGAACCGACCGACCTCGTCGTCCATCAGGGCTCGGGCCCGGTCACCGGACGCCAGGAGGGAAGCCACGCCCATCAGGTCCTCCTCGACCCCGCGGGCCGTTTCCTGCTGGTGACCGACCTGGGGGCGGACGCGGTGTTCACGTACCGGCTGGACACCCGCACCGGCACCCTGGAGCGGGTCGCGGTGAATCCGACGCGCGCCGGATCCGGCCCCCGCCACCTCGCCTTCGCCCCCGGCGGTGACCTGGTGTTCAGCGCCGACGAGCTGTCCTCGACCGTCACCTGCCACCGCTACGACGCCACCGACGGCACCCTGACGGCCGTCTCCTCCGCTCCTGCCACGACAGCCCACGACGTCGTCAACCAGCCCGCCGGAATCGTGGCCTCGCCCTGCGGACGCTTCGTGTGGGTGAGCAACCGGGGCGCCGACACGGTCGCCGCGTTCCGCCTCACCGGCACCACCCTGGAACCGGTCGGCGAGGTCCCCGCCGGCGGCACATGGCCCCGCGGCCTGACCCTGGCGGCCGGCCACCTGCTCGTCGCCAACCAGCACAGCGGCACCCTCGCCGCCCTGCGGGTCCTGGACGACGGCACCCTCACCCGGCCCCACCCGCCGGTCTCCGCCCCCTCGGTGGTCTGCGCGCTGGCGCTCTGA
- a CDS encoding carbohydrate binding domain-containing protein produces the protein MRHVTDIRRFIAGLVVTMLLACAAVVLTPAVQAHAAGTSYYVDCSAATNGTGTSGSPWNSLAGPNAKTFAPGDQLLLKRGTTCTGTLHPLGSGSAADGSISIDAYGTGALPIIAGGGGTDAIYLHNQEYWEISNLEVTNTGAVKGANARRGVYVVLENYGTGNHYKISNLNIHDVNGNNSKEVDGSAGILFSVLGTTTPSAFNDVVIDGNTVADIARSGINMSSTWLCRPSIGCNNPAWTPWTGVVVRNNTVHDTDGDGIVVQMSKDALIEHNVVYNAAKAPNAANAGIWAWDSDGTVIQYNEAYGTKKLTGNPDGQGFDVDYGQDGTIVQYNYSHDNEGGFLLFCGCGGGSRLSSNAVVRYNVSEDDRLRVVNMLGSQDSTFYNNTIYVPSGSTANIFEVSGAWNDLTLANNLIYNLGSGGYVYTSGQPASNFAWRNNLFYGNHPASEPTGNGNITADPLLVSPGSGGTGIDSVDGYQLTASSPAIGAGVVMPDNGGKDYWGSPVPAVCAPDIGADQFSTPSDATCLANENLGFEKGSLTAWSAWNSASVVNSGAHSGTYAVRVGPSPASVENYVPVAPRTTYRVSGWVKSAVAGEVMNIGVKNTGGLETVASASGTAWTFVSADFTTGAANSTVRLYCYKSSGSGNGYCDDLAVTPVKNHVINGNFESGHTVPWRNGDFSLTGTSSNGNAAGLTNSSLSGGTLWQLVYTLKPNTTYRLSGSIASQTAGTTTALEAKLYNGSAVTSASTTSSTYSKQSTTFTTGAGVNTARIYCHLVSGTGDGYCDEVTLTEQ, from the coding sequence ATGAGACATGTCACCGACATAAGACGCTTCATCGCAGGCCTGGTCGTCACCATGCTGCTCGCCTGCGCCGCGGTAGTGCTCACGCCGGCCGTCCAGGCCCACGCGGCGGGCACCTCCTACTACGTGGACTGCTCGGCGGCGACTAACGGGACCGGCACCTCCGGCTCGCCATGGAACTCGTTGGCCGGCCCGAACGCGAAGACCTTCGCCCCGGGGGACCAGCTGCTGCTGAAGAGAGGAACAACCTGCACCGGAACCCTGCACCCGCTGGGCTCGGGCAGCGCGGCAGACGGATCGATCTCCATCGACGCCTACGGCACGGGCGCCCTGCCGATCATCGCCGGAGGCGGCGGCACGGACGCGATCTACCTGCACAACCAGGAGTACTGGGAGATCTCCAACCTGGAGGTGACCAACACCGGTGCCGTGAAGGGCGCGAACGCGCGGCGCGGTGTCTACGTGGTGCTCGAGAACTACGGCACCGGCAACCACTACAAGATCAGCAACCTCAACATCCACGACGTGAACGGAAACAACTCGAAGGAAGTCGACGGCAGCGCGGGCATCCTCTTCTCCGTTCTCGGGACCACGACACCCAGCGCCTTCAACGACGTCGTCATCGACGGCAACACCGTCGCCGACATCGCCCGCAGCGGTATCAACATGTCCAGCACATGGCTGTGCCGGCCGTCCATCGGATGCAACAACCCCGCCTGGACCCCCTGGACGGGTGTCGTCGTCAGGAACAACACCGTCCATGACACGGACGGCGACGGCATCGTGGTGCAGATGTCGAAGGACGCCCTCATCGAGCACAACGTGGTCTACAACGCGGCGAAGGCCCCCAACGCGGCGAACGCCGGCATCTGGGCCTGGGACTCCGACGGGACCGTGATCCAGTACAACGAGGCGTACGGGACCAAGAAGCTCACCGGGAACCCCGACGGCCAGGGCTTCGACGTCGACTACGGGCAGGACGGCACGATCGTCCAGTACAACTACAGCCACGACAACGAGGGAGGGTTCCTCCTCTTCTGCGGCTGCGGCGGAGGGTCACGCCTCAGCAGCAACGCCGTGGTCCGCTACAACGTCAGCGAGGACGACCGCCTCCGCGTCGTCAACATGCTCGGCTCCCAGGACTCCACGTTCTACAACAACACCATCTACGTCCCCTCCGGGTCCACCGCGAACATCTTCGAGGTCTCCGGCGCCTGGAACGACCTGACGCTCGCCAACAACCTCATCTACAACCTGGGCAGCGGCGGCTACGTCTACACCAGCGGTCAGCCGGCCTCGAACTTCGCCTGGCGGAACAACCTCTTCTACGGCAACCACCCGGCGAGTGAGCCGACCGGCAACGGGAACATCACCGCGGATCCCCTGCTGGTCTCGCCCGGCAGCGGCGGCACGGGCATCGACTCCGTCGACGGCTACCAGCTGACCGCAAGCTCCCCGGCCATCGGCGCGGGAGTCGTCATGCCCGACAACGGCGGCAAGGACTACTGGGGATCACCTGTTCCCGCGGTCTGCGCACCCGACATCGGCGCCGACCAGTTCAGCACGCCGTCCGACGCGACCTGCCTCGCGAACGAGAACCTCGGCTTCGAGAAGGGATCGCTCACGGCGTGGAGCGCGTGGAACTCCGCCTCGGTGGTGAACTCGGGCGCCCACAGCGGAACTTACGCGGTCCGGGTCGGCCCGTCGCCCGCCTCCGTGGAGAACTACGTCCCCGTCGCGCCCCGGACGACGTACCGTGTCTCCGGCTGGGTGAAGTCCGCCGTCGCGGGTGAGGTCATGAACATCGGCGTCAAGAACACCGGTGGCCTGGAAACGGTGGCGAGCGCCAGCGGCACCGCGTGGACGTTCGTCTCCGCCGACTTCACCACCGGCGCGGCGAACAGCACGGTGCGCCTGTACTGCTACAAGAGCTCGGGCAGCGGCAACGGCTACTGCGACGACCTCGCCGTCACCCCCGTCAAGAACCACGTCATCAACGGCAACTTCGAGTCCGGCCACACCGTGCCCTGGCGCAACGGTGACTTCTCGCTCACGGGCACGTCGTCCAACGGCAACGCCGCCGGACTGACGAACTCGTCCCTGAGCGGTGGCACCCTGTGGCAACTCGTCTACACGCTCAAGCCGAACACCACCTACCGGCTGAGCGGCTCGATCGCGAGTCAGACCGCCGGCACCACAACTGCACTGGAGGCCAAGCTCTACAACGGCTCCGCCGTCACGAGTGCCTCGACCACGTCGAGCACCTACTCGAAGCAGTCGACGACCTTCACGACAGGGGCAGGTGTGAACACCGCTCGCATCTACTGCCACCTCGTCTCCGGAACCGGCGACGGCTACTGCGACGAGGTCACCCTGACCGAGCAGTGA
- a CDS encoding TlpA family protein disulfide reductase, whose translation MTGIRKATKGARRTGRVPFVGVLLLVPALLLVTACQAEERPAGSGVTLLDGNRIAVSGPTLISALPVDDQGNVGAAHARSQIPSLKSVALQYPDVRVLIADSDGRTTDGALKNFAANWSIPPGLVVAADSASAGTRLSMDGQLHTLLIGADGHVAADWANQPAPTQAIVAALRKSTASPTTQPDNVVRGEAP comes from the coding sequence GTGACCGGGATTCGAAAGGCGACGAAGGGGGCCCGTCGCACGGGGAGGGTCCCGTTCGTCGGCGTGCTCCTGCTCGTCCCCGCGCTCCTGCTCGTCACCGCCTGCCAGGCCGAAGAACGACCGGCCGGCTCCGGGGTGACCCTGCTCGACGGGAACCGGATCGCCGTCTCCGGGCCGACCCTCATATCGGCCCTCCCCGTCGACGACCAGGGAAACGTCGGAGCAGCGCACGCGCGGAGCCAGATCCCGTCGCTCAAGAGCGTGGCGCTGCAGTACCCCGACGTAAGGGTCCTCATCGCCGACTCCGACGGCCGCACGACCGACGGCGCGCTGAAGAACTTCGCGGCGAACTGGTCCATCCCGCCCGGCCTCGTGGTCGCCGCGGACTCGGCCTCCGCCGGCACCCGGCTGTCCATGGACGGACAGCTCCACACACTCCTGATCGGCGCCGACGGACACGTGGCCGCCGATTGGGCGAACCAGCCCGCTCCGACGCAGGCGATCGTCGCCGCGCTCCGCAAGAGCACGGCGAGCCCAACCACCCAACCCGACAATGTTGTACGGGGAGAGGCACCATGA
- the arfA gene encoding arabinosylfuranosidase ArfA — MSQPGTTPAARFTLDPAFAVGSVNPRVFGSFVEHMGRCVYTGIYEPGHPTADADGLRQDVLELVRELGVTTVRYPGGNFVSGYRWEDSVGPREERPARLDLAWKSTETNQFGLGEFMDFCGRTGMEPMMAVNLGTRGVEDAVRLLEYANHPGGTELSDRRAAHGDKEPYGIRMWCLGNEMDGPWQTGHKTPEEYGRLAAETARAMRQVDPGLELVACGSSSSSMPTFASWESTVLQATYDLVDYVSLHAYYEEIDGDRDSFLASAVDMEHFIESVVATCDHVRARLKAKKHINLSFDEWNVWYQKRPNPHAVEEWQQAPRLLEDVYTVTDAVVFGSLMIALLRHADRVTAASLAQLVNVIAPIMTEPGGPAWRQTTFYPFAQASAYGRGRVLRVEVDSPTYPTARFGDVPLLHATAVTDDETGAVTVFAVNRGQTRALPLTIDLSGVEALTLAEHLVLADNDPEATNTADRPDRVTPHTATGTTVGDGVLHAELEPMSWNMIRLTRRQD; from the coding sequence ATGTCCCAGCCCGGCACCACGCCCGCCGCCCGCTTCACCCTCGATCCGGCCTTCGCGGTCGGCAGTGTCAACCCACGTGTGTTCGGATCGTTCGTCGAGCACATGGGGCGCTGCGTCTACACCGGCATCTACGAGCCCGGCCATCCCACCGCCGACGCGGACGGACTGCGCCAGGACGTCCTGGAGCTGGTCCGTGAGCTCGGTGTGACCACCGTCCGCTACCCCGGCGGCAACTTCGTCTCCGGCTACCGCTGGGAGGACAGCGTGGGCCCGCGCGAGGAGCGGCCGGCCCGGCTGGACCTGGCCTGGAAGTCCACCGAGACCAACCAGTTCGGCCTGGGCGAGTTCATGGACTTCTGCGGTAGGACGGGCATGGAGCCCATGATGGCCGTCAACCTCGGCACACGAGGCGTGGAGGACGCGGTACGGCTGCTGGAGTACGCGAACCACCCCGGCGGCACCGAGCTGTCCGACCGCCGAGCCGCCCACGGCGACAAGGAGCCGTACGGCATCCGGATGTGGTGCCTGGGCAACGAGATGGACGGCCCCTGGCAGACCGGCCACAAGACACCCGAGGAGTACGGCCGCCTCGCCGCCGAGACCGCCCGTGCCATGCGGCAGGTCGACCCCGGTCTGGAACTGGTCGCCTGCGGCAGCTCCAGCTCCTCCATGCCGACCTTCGCCTCCTGGGAGTCGACCGTCCTCCAGGCCACTTACGACCTCGTGGACTACGTATCCCTGCACGCCTACTACGAGGAGATCGACGGCGACCGGGACTCCTTCCTGGCCTCCGCCGTCGACATGGAGCACTTCATCGAGTCGGTCGTCGCCACCTGCGACCACGTGCGCGCCCGCCTCAAGGCGAAGAAGCACATCAACCTCTCCTTCGACGAGTGGAACGTCTGGTACCAGAAGCGGCCCAACCCGCACGCCGTGGAAGAGTGGCAGCAGGCGCCGCGCCTGCTGGAGGACGTCTACACCGTCACCGACGCCGTGGTCTTCGGCTCGCTGATGATCGCCCTGCTGCGGCATGCCGACCGGGTCACCGCGGCATCCCTCGCGCAGCTCGTCAACGTCATCGCGCCGATCATGACCGAGCCGGGCGGCCCGGCGTGGCGGCAGACCACGTTCTACCCCTTCGCCCAGGCGTCGGCGTACGGACGTGGCCGGGTGCTGCGCGTCGAGGTGGACAGCCCGACGTACCCGACCGCCCGTTTCGGTGACGTACCGCTGCTGCACGCCACCGCGGTCACCGACGACGAGACGGGCGCCGTCACCGTCTTCGCCGTCAACCGCGGCCAGACGCGGGCCCTGCCGCTGACGATCGACCTGAGCGGCGTCGAGGCCCTCACCCTCGCGGAGCACCTGGTCCTGGCGGACAACGACCCGGAGGCCACCAACACCGCGGACAGGCCCGACCGCGTCACCCCGCACACCGCCACCGGCACCACCGTCGGCGACGGCGTCCTCCACGCCGAACTCGAACCGATGTCCTGGAACATGATCCGCCTGACGCGCCGTCAGGACTGA
- a CDS encoding glycosyl hydrolase, with protein sequence MTAIDRPLFRDPIHDGATDPTVVFNRHAGEWWMFYTSRRADAPPMNDVSWVHGTDLGIASSADGGATWLYRGTAEGLDIEPGRHTYWAPEIVDDGTEYHMFVSVIRGVPTQWAGHTRVIRHYTSHDLFSWTYRSTLPLSSERVIDACVLRLPTGGYRMWYKDEADHAHTYAADSDDLARWTVRGPAVECSNHEGANVFELGGSYWMLVDEWHGQRVLHSRDLETWEPRGLVLDRSGQGPDDGGYGYHADVVTSELGAYVFYFTHPGRSDDGAVHRSDDNDRRSSIQVARLRVSGDTLVCDRDEALEAPILPLEGPVR encoded by the coding sequence ATGACAGCCATTGACCGCCCCCTGTTCCGCGACCCCATTCACGACGGCGCGACCGACCCCACCGTCGTCTTCAACCGGCACGCCGGCGAGTGGTGGATGTTCTACACGAGCCGCCGCGCCGACGCGCCACCGATGAACGACGTGAGCTGGGTCCACGGGACCGACCTCGGGATCGCGTCCTCCGCGGACGGCGGGGCCACCTGGCTGTACCGGGGAACCGCCGAGGGGCTCGACATCGAGCCAGGGCGCCACACCTACTGGGCGCCCGAGATCGTCGACGACGGAACCGAGTACCACATGTTCGTCAGCGTGATCCGCGGGGTCCCGACCCAGTGGGCGGGCCACACGCGCGTGATCCGTCACTACACGAGCCACGACCTCTTCTCGTGGACCTACCGTTCCACCTTGCCGCTCTCGTCCGAGAGGGTGATCGACGCCTGCGTCCTGCGGCTCCCCACAGGCGGCTACCGCATGTGGTACAAGGACGAGGCCGATCACGCGCACACCTACGCGGCGGACAGCGACGATCTGGCACGGTGGACCGTCCGGGGGCCTGCCGTCGAGTGCTCGAATCACGAGGGCGCGAACGTCTTCGAGCTCGGCGGCAGTTACTGGATGCTCGTCGACGAATGGCATGGACAGCGGGTTCTTCACTCCCGGGACCTGGAGACATGGGAACCGCGAGGACTCGTCCTCGACCGTTCCGGCCAGGGCCCGGACGACGGGGGATACGGCTACCACGCCGACGTCGTCACCAGCGAACTCGGCGCCTACGTCTTCTATTTCACGCACCCGGGGCGGTCCGACGACGGCGCCGTACACCGCAGCGACGACAACGACCGCCGGAGCTCGATCCAGGTCGCCCGCCTGCGGGTGAGCGGAGACACTCTCGTGTGCGACCGCGACGAAGCCCTTGAGGCACCCATCCTTCCTCTCGAAGGGCCGGTCCGGTGA